Proteins co-encoded in one Halorussus salinus genomic window:
- a CDS encoding FAD-binding protein — protein MHEHDVLVIGGGGAGLRAAIAAHEEGADVAIVTKLHPVRSHTGAAEGGINAAIREGDDWELHAYDTMKGSDYLGDAPAIETLAQDSPEETVQLEHWGMPFSREDDGRVSQRPFGGLSFPRTTYAGAETGHHLLHVMYEQVVKRGIQVYDEWYVSNLAVTDHDDPDERECHGVVAYDIKTGAVEGFKARNGVILATGGTGQVYDHTTNAVANTGDGAAMAYRAGVPLEDMEFVQFHPTTLPSTGVLISEGVRGEGGILYNSEGERFMFEYGYANNAGELASRDVVSRAELTEVNSGRGVEDEYVYLDMRHLGEERITDRLENILHLARDFEGVDGLEEPMPVKPGQHYEMGGIETDENGETLIDGLYAAGECACVSVHGSNRLGGNALPELIVFGARAGRHAAGADLGEAEITKGKTAEIEEEDGLDTPVEPGAVPSGDDEAVADGGDDVAADGGAAVVEPDETVRRAVERERTRIEELMEKDEGVKHSDLRADLQQSMTENVNVFRNEEGLKQALEDIREVREAYQDVYVNDPSRTFNTDLIHTIETRNLIDLAEAITLGALARDEFRGAHWRQEHQERKDDEWLKHTMLSWNDGTPELWYKPVILDGEDKTYEPKERSY, from the coding sequence ATGCACGAACACGACGTTCTGGTAATCGGCGGCGGCGGTGCCGGGCTTCGAGCGGCCATCGCGGCCCACGAGGAGGGCGCGGACGTGGCTATCGTCACCAAGCTCCACCCCGTGCGGAGCCACACCGGCGCGGCCGAAGGCGGTATCAACGCGGCGATTCGCGAGGGCGACGACTGGGAACTCCACGCCTACGACACGATGAAGGGGTCGGACTACCTCGGCGACGCCCCGGCAATCGAGACCCTCGCGCAGGACAGCCCCGAGGAGACGGTCCAACTCGAACACTGGGGGATGCCGTTCTCCCGCGAGGACGACGGCCGCGTCTCCCAGCGACCGTTCGGCGGACTCTCCTTCCCGCGGACGACCTACGCCGGTGCCGAGACCGGCCACCACCTGCTCCACGTCATGTACGAGCAGGTCGTCAAGCGCGGGATTCAGGTGTACGACGAGTGGTACGTCTCGAACCTCGCGGTCACGGACCACGACGACCCCGACGAGCGGGAGTGTCACGGCGTCGTCGCCTACGACATCAAGACCGGCGCGGTCGAGGGCTTCAAGGCCCGAAACGGCGTCATCCTCGCCACCGGCGGCACCGGACAGGTGTACGACCACACGACCAACGCGGTCGCCAACACCGGCGACGGCGCGGCGATGGCCTACCGAGCGGGCGTCCCGCTCGAAGACATGGAGTTCGTCCAGTTCCACCCGACCACGCTCCCCTCGACGGGGGTCCTTATCTCCGAGGGCGTCCGGGGAGAGGGCGGCATCCTCTACAATTCGGAGGGCGAGCGGTTCATGTTCGAGTACGGCTACGCCAACAACGCCGGGGAACTGGCCTCCCGCGACGTGGTGTCGCGCGCGGAACTCACCGAGGTCAACTCCGGCCGCGGCGTCGAGGACGAGTACGTCTATCTCGACATGCGCCACCTCGGCGAGGAGCGCATCACCGACCGACTGGAGAACATCCTCCACCTCGCGCGGGACTTCGAGGGCGTGGACGGCCTCGAAGAGCCGATGCCGGTCAAGCCCGGCCAGCACTACGAGATGGGCGGCATCGAGACCGACGAGAACGGCGAGACGCTCATCGACGGTCTCTACGCCGCGGGCGAGTGTGCCTGCGTCTCGGTCCACGGGTCGAACCGACTCGGCGGTAACGCCCTGCCGGAACTCATCGTCTTCGGCGCGCGCGCCGGTCGCCACGCCGCGGGCGCGGACCTCGGCGAGGCCGAGATTACGAAGGGCAAGACCGCGGAAATCGAGGAGGAAGACGGTCTGGACACGCCCGTCGAACCGGGCGCGGTGCCCTCCGGCGACGACGAGGCCGTGGCCGACGGCGGCGACGACGTGGCCGCTGACGGCGGCGCGGCGGTCGTAGAACCCGACGAGACGGTCCGCCGCGCCGTCGAGCGCGAGCGCACTCGCATCGAGGAGCTGATGGAGAAAGACGAGGGCGTCAAGCACTCGGACCTCCGGGCGGACCTCCAGCAGTCGATGACCGAGAACGTCAACGTCTTCCGGAACGAGGAGGGCCTGAAGCAGGCGCTCGAAGACATCCGAGAGGTCCGGGAGGCCTACCAAGACGTGTACGTCAACGACCCCTCGCGCACGTTCAACACCGACCTCATCCACACCATCGAGACGCGCAACCTCATCGACCTCGCGGAGGCCATCACGCTCGGCGCGCTGGCCCGCGACGAGTTCCGCGGTGCCCACTGGCGACAGGAGCATCAGGAGCGCAAGGACGACGAGTGGCTCAAGCACACGATGCTGTCGTGGAACGACGGCACGCCGGAACTGTGGTACAAACCGGTCATC
- a CDS encoding succinate dehydrogenase/fumarate reductase iron-sulfur subunit — protein sequence MSTQVPEEKEQTETEQEVNAETEAEITESASYGDQRRADRDAQRQQSVSGAPADIEGESFQLKVFRYDPEVEGKMEPRFDDFAIPKEKGMTVLDALIYARDRYDTTLTFRHSCRQAVCGSDALFINGRQRLGCQTQISDLEAPVRVEPLPHQDVVKDLVVDMEHFYDQMHAVEPFFQPEEDPDGDLEEYRQTRENREKIKMSTRCIWCGACMSSCNVAAGDNQYLGPAAINKAYRFAMDEREGENMKEHRLNVMDQEHGVWRCQTQFSCTNVCPKDIPLTEHIQELKREAVKQNLKFW from the coding sequence ATGAGCACGCAAGTACCAGAAGAGAAAGAACAGACCGAGACCGAACAGGAGGTCAACGCCGAGACCGAGGCCGAGATTACCGAGAGCGCTTCGTACGGCGACCAACGCCGCGCCGACCGGGACGCCCAACGCCAGCAGTCGGTGTCGGGCGCGCCCGCCGACATCGAGGGCGAGTCGTTCCAGCTGAAGGTGTTCCGCTACGACCCCGAGGTCGAAGGGAAGATGGAACCGCGCTTCGACGACTTCGCCATCCCGAAGGAGAAGGGGATGACGGTCCTCGACGCGCTCATCTACGCCCGCGACCGCTACGACACCACGCTGACGTTCCGACACTCCTGTCGGCAGGCGGTCTGTGGTTCCGACGCGCTGTTCATCAACGGTCGCCAGCGCCTCGGCTGCCAGACCCAGATTTCGGACCTCGAAGCGCCGGTCCGGGTCGAGCCGTTGCCCCACCAAGACGTGGTGAAGGACCTCGTCGTGGACATGGAACACTTCTACGACCAGATGCACGCGGTCGAGCCGTTCTTCCAGCCCGAGGAGGACCCGGATGGCGACCTCGAAGAGTACCGACAGACGCGGGAGAACCGCGAGAAGATCAAGATGTCCACTCGGTGTATCTGGTGCGGTGCCTGCATGTCGTCGTGTAACGTCGCGGCCGGGGACAACCAGTATCTCGGTCCGGCGGCCATCAACAAGGCCTACCGCTTCGCGATGGACGAGCGGGAGGGCGAGAACATGAAGGAACACCGGCTGAACGTGATGGACCAAGAACACGGCGTCTGGCGGTGCCAGACCCAGTTCTCCTGCACGAACGTCTGTCCGAAAGACATCCCGCTGACCGAGCATATCCAAGAACTCAAGCGAGAGGCGGTCAAGCAGAACCTCAAGTTCTGGTAG
- a CDS encoding succinate dehydrogenase: MAERYSSFQSGSASWLLQRVTAAFLVVVLAFHFFLLHFLNHASEVTFAQTTARMDQWGYLVTMVLFLWTGTFHGVNGVYAALLNQGLTGTKKTAVKGLLVVAGLALAAQGTYLALVMNGMV; the protein is encoded by the coding sequence ATGGCCGAACGCTACTCGTCGTTCCAAAGCGGGAGCGCGTCGTGGCTCCTCCAGCGAGTCACGGCCGCGTTCCTCGTCGTAGTGTTGGCGTTCCACTTCTTCCTCCTGCACTTCCTGAACCACGCCTCGGAGGTAACGTTCGCCCAGACGACCGCCCGCATGGACCAGTGGGGCTATCTCGTCACGATGGTCCTATTCCTGTGGACCGGGACGTTCCACGGCGTCAACGGCGTCTACGCCGCACTGCTGAATCAGGGCCTGACGGGCACCAAGAAGACCGCAGTCAAGGGCCTCCTCGTCGTCGCCGGTCTCGCGCTGGCGGCGCAAGGGACCTACCTCGCGCTCGTCATGAACGGAATGGTGTAA
- the sdhC gene encoding succinate dehydrogenase, cytochrome b556 subunit has product MSQSYNRGLVEDFGRWREFTAGMWAWIFHKFTGWVLVGYLFTHIAVLSTATAGASAYTDTLQGLESLLVVRVLEVGLLAVAVFHILNGVRLLFVDLGLGLESQDKSFYASLVVTGVIVLASIPTFLEGAF; this is encoded by the coding sequence ATGAGTCAATCGTACAATCGAGGCCTCGTCGAAGACTTCGGCCGGTGGCGGGAGTTCACGGCCGGGATGTGGGCCTGGATATTCCACAAGTTCACCGGGTGGGTACTCGTCGGCTACCTGTTCACGCACATCGCCGTGCTGAGTACCGCAACTGCCGGTGCGAGCGCGTACACGGACACGCTTCAGGGGCTCGAAAGCCTGCTCGTGGTCCGGGTTCTGGAGGTCGGCCTGCTGGCGGTGGCCGTCTTCCACATCCTCAACGGGGTCCGCCTGCTGTTCGTGGACCTCGGACTCGGACTCGAATCGCAGGACAAGAGCTTCTACGCATCACTCGTCGTCACGGGCGTCATCGTACTGGCGAGTATCCCGACGTTCTTGGAGGGAGCGTTCTAA